One genomic window of Salmo salar chromosome ssa12, Ssal_v3.1, whole genome shotgun sequence includes the following:
- the LOC106564885 gene encoding beta-2-glycoprotein 1 isoform X3 yields MAPSLSLLLICLLALYTPVTSKKAKSCSFPETLDHGDMELVDIVYQSTINYTCHEGYILQGASTIECLYDGQWSDPPPKCTPVICGLPPIPKYGKIVYDTKFTGNITVFGFGGTYECLPPLVLIGNERGSCSANGDWTEPPECKMVTCSAPTDIHNGFMTIHDKREYGFKETVRYGCNVDYVLDGPVEIECLKTGDWSIKPACRAPCKVGITRGRILYNERTFWIKDFEPNKILHAEVISVYCMNKEKKCGYAVSTQCIDGKLKIPECFEGVFFFLLAIFSLQKNNNITIKS; encoded by the exons CAAAGAGTTGCTCTTTCCCAGAAACATTAGACCACGGAGACATGGAGCTTGTGGACATTGTCTACCAGAGTACCATCAACTACACCTGCCATGAGGG GTATATCCTGCAAGGAGCCAGTACCATTGAGTGCTTGTATGACGGACAATGGAGTGATCCACCACCAAAGTGTACAC cGGTGATATGTGGTCTTCCTCCAATACCTAAATATGGGAAAATAGTCTACGACACAAAGTTCACAGGCAACATAACTGTGTTTGGTTTTGGGGGGACCTACGAGTGTCTCCCTCCACTTGTCCTCATAGGCAATGAGAGGGGATCGTGCAGCGCTAACGGAGACTGGACTGAGCCACCAGAATGTAAAA TGGTGACCTGTTCAGCTCCAACAGACATCCACAACGGCTTCATGACTATTCATGATAAGAGGGAGTACGGCTTCAAGGAGACTGTCAGATATGGATGTAATGTAGACTATGTCCTGGATGGGCCTGTGGAGATCGAATGTCTCAAAACAGGGGATTGGTCAATAAAGCCAGCTTGCAGGG CTCCCTGCAAGGTAGGTATTACAAGAGGACGCATCCTTTACAATGAAAGGACATTTTGGATAAAGGATTTCGAGCCCAATAAAATCTTACATGCGGAAGTAATCTCGGTCTACTGTATGAACAAGGAAAAGAAGTGTGGCTATGCAGTGTCAACCCAGTGCATCGATGGAAAACTCAAGATCCCAGAATGCTTTGAAGGTGTATTTTTTTTCTTGCTGGCTATTTTCTCTCTCCAAAAAAATAACAACATTACCATTAAGTCTTAA